A genomic region of Anopheles coustani chromosome 3, idAnoCousDA_361_x.2, whole genome shotgun sequence contains the following coding sequences:
- the LOC131261447 gene encoding small ribosomal subunit protein uS2 gives MSGNLDILSLKEDDVTKMLAATTHIGSTSVNFQMEQYVYKRRSDGVHIINLGRTYEKLLLAARCIASIEHPYDVFAISSRPYGQRAVLKYAHHTEATPIAGRFTPGAFTNQIQTAFREPRLLIVTDPLTDHQPVTEASYVNIPVIAFCNTDSPLKFVDICIPCNTKSTHSIGLMWWLLAREVLRLRGKITHDKWEVMPDLFFFRDPDDAEKEAAAIEAAAAPAAKDMFQDEPAVVEDSNTWPDDTAVNVPIVPAAVATLPVGQSDDWNEEDTAAPAVGAVSWGGAGGF, from the exons ATGTCGGGAAATCTAGATATTCTCTCCCTTAAGGAGGACGATGTCACCAAGATGTTGGCGGCCACCACGCACATCGGAAGCACCTCGGTGAACTTCCAGATGGAGCAGTACGTGTACAAGCGCCGTTCGGATGGTGTGCACATCATCAATCTCGGTCGCACGTACGAgaagctgctgctggctgCTCGTTGCATTGCCAGCATCGAACATCCGTATGAT GTTTTCGCGATCTCGTCGCGTCCGTACGGTCAGCGTGCCGTGCTGAAGTATGCCCACCACACCGAGGCAACCCCGATTGCCGGTCGTTTCACGCCCGGTGCCTTCACCAATCAGATCCAGACCGCTTTCCGCGAGCCGCGTCTGCTGATCGTCACCGATCCGCTGACCGACCACCAGCCCGTCACTGAGGCGTCGTACGTCAACATCCCGGTCATTGCGTTCTGCAACACCGACTCGCCGCTGAAGTTTGTCGACATTTGCATCCCGTGTAACACCAAGTCGACGCACTCGATCGGTCTGATGTGGTGGCTGCTGGCCCGTGAGGTGCTGCGTCTGCGCGGCAAGATTACCCACGACAAGTGGGAAGTCATGCCCGATCTGTTCTTCTTCCGTGATCCGGATGATGCGGAGAAGGAAGCGGCTGCCATTGAGGCGGCTGCTGCACCAGCCGCGAAGGACATGTTCCAGGACGAGCCGGCTGTGGTAGAGGATTCTAACACCTGGCCGGATGATACCGCCGTGAACGTTCCGATCGTGCCGGCCGCTGTCGCCACGTTGCCGGTCGGCCAGTCGGATGACTGGAACGAGGAAGATACTGCCGCGCCGGCGGTTGGTGCTGTCTCGTGGGGTGGTGCCGGTGGTTTCTAA